The window TTGTCCCAGGCAACTCCTGTTCCGTGCAGTATGCGTTTAAGTCTCACGACCACCTGAGGCAGTAGCCATGACACCCCCAAAAGGGTGAAGGACTTCCCAAGGTCACCCACCCCAGTAAGGACCACATCTAGCTCTCCAAACCCACACAGCACTGGGGATCCCTCTGGTCTGACTTCTGCTTtgcaccccccccccgccccgcccgccaGGTGTGGCTCGGATCCTGACCCACGAGGCGGGCGTCACTGACATTGCAGTGTTACAGGTAACTTTACCCTTCTCTGCCAGGAGCTGGGCTGGAGATCCCGGCTCCCATTCAACAGTGGGTATCCCTGGGCTGAATTCCCAGTGCTGAATGGGAACCTGTCCCCAGGCTGCCCTGCTCCATGACACAGTGGAAGACACAGACGCCACCCTGGATGAGGTGGAGCTGCACTTTGGGGCACAGGTGCGGCGCCTGGTGGAGGAGGTAACAGATGACAAGACTCTGCCCAAGTTGGAGAGAAAGCGGCAACAGGTGGAGCAGGCGCCCCACAGCAGCCCAGGGGCCAAGCTGGTGAAACTGGCAGACAAGCTGTACAATCTGCGGGATCTGAACCGCTGCACCCCCGAGGGTacgcacccccacccccacacctggTCCGAGGGAAAGGGGAGGGATGGTCCCCCTTTGAAAACACAGGTTGGTCAAAGAAAACAAACCTAGGTGTTCTTAATTCCCCCAAACCACCTGTACCAGGTTGGTCTTTCATCAGGTTGTCAGACAATAAAGGGGCCAGGGGGAAGCAGTCAGGACGGGGGGTAATTCCATCATGAGCTCATCCCAAGCCCCTGCACCAAGCCCTCCAGGAAGCAGGCACTGGCCGTGACATCACACGAGCAGGTTTCTGTCCACTGTTCTGCAGGATGGTCCGAACATCGAGTCCAGGAATACTTCGAGTGGGCAGTGCAGGTGGTAAAGGGGCTTCAGGGAACAAACCAGCGACTGGAAGAGGCACTGAAGCAGCTGTTCAAGGAGCGGGGACTGACACTCTGAGCAGTGCCAGGAGCCACCCGGTGGCACAGAGTCCACCTGGCCCAGCCAGATCCAGTTCTTACTCCCGCTTTTCAGTGCCTCCCCATCGCCCTCCCTCCTTCACTGGGCCCAGATAGCAGGCTAAAAAGCTCCTTCATTTTCTCACTCTGGGTGTCTCACCAACTCAACTGAGAGCCCTGGTTGTGGGGTTCAGATGTACCTCCAGCCAAAGCCCTTTTTCAAGATTTGGATGTGTTTGCTATTGTGCATGGGGGTGCCGTCTGGCCCCTCAGGGACTTGGGCTTGTATAAACACTGGCTTTTAAGTCGTatggaaaataaagaatttgggGCACAGGTTCCAGTTGTTGCTGCCCCTCCTTCCCCGGCCTCCTGGGTATGGGACCGGTATGCGGGATGCTTGCTTCCAACTGTGAGCCTCCCGCATCAGCCCTCAGATTGCGGGCCTCAACCCCTTCCTGATCAGTGAGATGGGTGTGTGATTATCACGGCGAGGGAGCCTGACACGTGGGCGCTCAAGAAACGGTTCCCTTAACAGAGTTGGAAGAGATGACAGATGTATTGGAAAGCAGAGCCACCGCTCCTGACCGGTCCCTGGAGGGacacccccccgcccccacaaGATGACATGGCCGATGGGGGACCTTGGGTCTCCTAGTCCCcaaacagcagcagcaggagctCGGTGATTCCGCAGCCCGCTTTAGCCCTGCGAGATTTGCGGTTGCTAAGCAGCAGGAACTTCCGGGCACGCCGGAAGTGGCTCCGGAGGCCCCGCCCGCGGGCGCTGGTGGGCGGGGCCCGGGACGGTGGAAGTCCACGGCAGGGAGCGTTGGTGGCGGAGTTGGGGCTTTTGCAACCTCGTTGGAAAGCCATCTTGGGGAGAAGAGGACATGTTAAGGTGAAGGCCGCCTCATGGTGGACCACGATGGCTGTTTGCCCAAGTGAAGGGCCCGTCCTATGCGGGGGCGGGTGAAGGGCAACGAAAAGCTGACTGTGCAAGAACTCGAGTTTCAGATTAAAGGGACGAGCTGCGGTCATTGTGAACCCCTTACTGCAGAGCATGGCATGCGCCGGCcgttctggttttcatttttttaaacatcagTGTTGTGCCGGGCATGGTGTGGCATGGCCGTAATCCcagtacacaggaggcagaggcaggaggattgcaggttcaaggccagcctgggctgtacagCAAAACTCtgtccttttattatttattttcggtggcactggtgtttgaatttaggacctcacgctagcaaagcaggcactctaccacgtgaggtACACCTCTAGCCAGACCCCAtcctttgggggaaaaaaaaaaatcagtttgtgGAAGTGCgattacaagattttttttttttttttttaaacttccttaCACTTAAAAAATATCAGCCTAGCTGGGTGGCGGTGGCTGTTGCctgcaataccagctacttgggaagcagaaatctgGAGGTTcccggtttgaggccagcctgggcaaacagttcttgagaccccatctccaaaataaccagagtaaaatggactgaaggtgtggctcacgtggtagagcacctacctaacacaCTAACTCCACTAcccctaaatatatatatatatatatcagccaAAGTTTTAAATTACGTCTGCAGTGGTTCAGTGAATGAAGTTTAAACATTAAAATGCAAAGTTATAGGACACTTAACAAACACCTCactacctttaattttttttcttttttggtttttgaaacagggtcttgctgtggaACCCAAGCTGCCCTGCAACTCTTGATCCCCCTTCCTCAACCTGCAGAGTGCTGGCTGAGATTGCAGACCTGTGCACCACACCAGGCTCTCTCTGTACCTTGAGCAGGCAGAGATGAAGATCATCTCAAGATGTCTCATAAAACCTTTTCATGTGTTACCTCATCTGTTGTTTGTCATAATCCGATAGGCTTACCTCCAATTCTTGGCCTCAAGAGATTCTCCTgctggagtggcccaagtggtggagcacctgcctagcaagcatgagatcctgagttcaaaccccagtgcccagtgctgcaaaaaaaaaaaaaaaaaactaagcagtAACAAGACTACAGCTGTGTACCACGACACCCTGGAAaaggttttgtttcttgtttctgtttgtgtatgtgtgtgcacgtgtgtgctgaggattgaacccatgtactcttaccactgagctattttCCAGCTCcctataaaaaattttaagtaatggTTAAATGTACTTGAAATCTCCCACcaccaggctccagtggctcccatctgtaatcccagctactcaggaggcagagatcaggaagatcatggttcaaagccaacccagggaagtagttcatgagatctatcttgaaaatacctaacacacaaaaaagggctggtggagtggctcaagttacaagccctgagttcaaaccccagtacccttcccccaaaaaaatatACCACCTTAGACATTACAGTACAGTAACGTACAGTAAGTGGTGTTAAGCACAGTCACACTGCTACAACCATCATCCCGTCCACCTCTTAgtcccccttctccctgccccacctCCCAGCAGTCAGTCCTCCACTGTGTAGGAATCTGACTACAGTATGCAAACAGTGGAAGCAAATCGTAGTTGTCCTCTTGTGATTGGTTGGTTTAACTTGGCATACGTCCTCGTGATCCATCCATACTGTGGCTTgagtcagaatttccttcctttttacggATGCCAAAATATTCCATTGTAGGGGAAGGGCCTTAGTCACGCTCACTGGGAGAAGCCCTATGACTTTACTCACTTCTCCAGGCACCTCTTACTATTGCACTGGCAGTTACTGCACATGAATTCTGGAGGGACCATAGCAGTATGGTTTCCTTCCTTGTGAGGAAACCCAGTGTTTCCTCCCCCACCAAGGGACCCTCTCATCCAATGCCTTCAATGTATCTCTGACCTTCAATCCTGTCACACTCCAAATCCTCAGGAGTCCCCCTCTCCAGCCTCACGAAGGCTTCCTGTGCCTAGCTACCCTAATGACATAGAATTCACCTTCAGGTTAGGTTTATTGTTAACAAGGGAAGTCTGGAGTTAGGAGCCAAAATAGATGCTCTCTGCAGACCCAGCTGGTCCTGGCAACTGCTatgctctgaatttttttttccttatggcactggggtttgaactcaagggcttcacacttgctagcaggtgctctaccccggagccactctgccagcccttcttttattgcatattttcaagttagggtcttgaaaactatttgcctgggctggcttcaaaccaggatcctcctaatctctgcctcctgaatagctaggattacaggcgtgagccactggtgctgagCTTAtgagctgaatttttttttttttttgtggtgctagggtttgaactcagggcctacaccttgagccactgccagccctttttttgtgtgatttttttttttagaaagggtctAGTGAATTGTTTGCAGGGGGATTTGGACATTGATCCTCccgatcgctgcctcctgagtagctaggattacaggtgtgcaccacgaGCTGATCTGAATCTTGAAGTTTGTTGGGAAGGGTTTGGTCTCTCCTAACATCTATAAGAATTGTCCCTTGAACGCATTTTTGTTAGGGAAGAATGAAGATTTTGTTCACAGATCTCTGTTTTGGACACAAGTAAGCTTCTTTCCTACTACCCTAGACGGATTGATTTTTCTCCcctgtgtttgtttttgatgatactggggatttgcctcaagcttgctaggcaggtgccctgccaATTCAGCCCTACCCCCAGCcgtcttttttggtggtggtggtggtggtttaaCACCCAGCGTGTGTTTTTGTTGCTAGATGGGTCTGAATTCCTGGACTTAAGCAACCCTCATGCCTCAATCTCTTGAAAAGCTAGAACTACAGGAGTGCCCAACTGCCTGGTTTCAGAAGGGTCTTTTTATTAAGCACAGTGACAGAGAACAAGGTAAGTAGGCCACATTCAGGTTTGAGATGTGGCTCTCTGCCCAGGTGTCCATGTCCCCAGGAAAGCCATATCCTAGTGCCGTCTTGACCTGGATCACTCTGCAAGGCAgaaccctaattttttttttttttttttgcagtaccggggtttgaactcacagcctcatgcttgccaggcaggtgctctaccacttgagccactctgccagctggagttcttttctttttgagccaCCTCACTaatacttttttgtgatgggtttttcgagatagggtctcatgacctatttgtccagactggcttttaACCtggctcctcctgatctctgcctcctgagtagctaggattacaggtgtgagcctccccTCCCATTTGGGGCTCTTGTCAAATGAGTAATTTTATAGTACACGTAAGACCTCCAGAGATAATATCCTTTATTCTGTTAGTTCCCTAGGTGTTCACAGGCTCTATCACTTGGTTACAAATCATATTCTAATGACACCTGCTGGCGCGCATTTGCTTAGCACCTTTTCCTCGAAGGATTACAGCTCACACTCTGAAGCCCCCATCCCCAGGCACTATGCAAAGCACTCAGTGTCAGTCACCTTTATTTCTCCCACCATGGTGTGAACAGGGTCCCATGAACTGTGTCCTGATGCTGGCTTAGACTCTGGAGGACCTGTAAGAACTTAGCCCTGTCACATTGCGTCTTCAGGTGGCTGCTTCAAAGACCTCAGTGACTTTCTCTGAGAACCCCAACATGAACTCTTCTCTTAAAGAGATTATTTTCTCCTACATCTGACATTTATAGCCTTTTCTTTttaggtggcactggggtttgaactcagggccttgcacctgctaggcaagctaccacttgagccacatctccaaccctgACATTTGTGTTTTACCTGTGACGTAACCTACAGCCAAGAAaccttcagtttttttgttttggttttttttttggtaaaacctgcttatttttttcccttatgtCTTTTGGGTTTCATGCTATGTTTAGAAAAGACCTTCCCACATcagaagtataaaaatatttttgagtgattGTTTCTTTTCCCCTCTAGAACTAGTTTCTGTGGACATTGAGGTAGAGTCCTACGTCTGATAAATAGCTAGCTGTCTCAGGGTGCTGTTTATTAAATAATCCATCCTTTGTCCACCTCAGATGCTTCTTACCATATACTAAAGTCGCATGTACCTGGGTGTTTCTGGACCCTCCATGTTGTCCCACTAGTGTGTCCGACCAGGTCTGTCTGTCACACTGACTGAGCTCACGCTAATAGGACAGTCCAAGGCTCTCTGGGATATCTGGTAGGACGAGTGCCTTTCGCCATGATGGCACTGCCACCCAGCTCACCAGCATCACCACTCAGCACTGTCTTGGTGCTCCCACGCCTTTACTTACAAACGAGCTTCAGAACCTGCTGAATTCTAAAAAGTACCCAATCTCACTGGAATGAAATTGAATGCACGGGCTATGTGGGGAGGACCAAAATCCTTACAGGCACACGTATAGCAACTGGGGCAGCTCACAGGATGCCTTCTGGATTTTCAGTTCATTTCTTAGACTTCACAAggaagcagcttttttttttttttttttttggttgtactatgGTTGGAATTCagaggcctcacgcttgctaagcaggtgctctaccacctgagccaggctgccagtcctttttttttgttgtgatggatttttttcacgATAGGGACtcgagaactatttacctgggctggctttgaactcgatcctcctgatctctgcctcctgagtagctcggcgTGAGCCTCCGGTATCCCGTGGGAGGCAGCTTTACTGTGTACAAATAATGTCGGTTATAATTCCCCCCTCATCTGCCTTATCCTAGGGCCAGGACACTGCTAAATAAGTGTGCTTTTGGCTAGCTTCTAACCCTTTCGGGAACGCTTGtggtgtttgacttttttttttttttttttggtggtactgtgatttgaactcagggcctcgtgcttgttagataggtgctctaccacccagCCTTAACTGTCTGTTTCTGATGGAGACCACTGGATTAGGAGGTTTCTGTGTACTCTTAACTTACTAAGAGTGTTTAATAACGGATGGGTTTTAAAAGTTACCAAGTTTTACCTTTTCAGCATCTATAGTGTATTATAATTTTTTCTCTATGAATCAAAGCTGAAATGAAAGCTCTTGTTTGCCCTAGTGCCCCCTAGTTTAGTCTACACCTCCGTCGTGCAGCATGCCAGGAACCGAGTCAGCGTGTAGATGTCATGAGAAGGCTCTGAGGCCTGACTGGAGACACAGCCAAAGCCTTTTCAAGTGCCCCATGCTTTCTTTCCAGGGAAAGGAAGTCTGCCAGGACCAATCCCCCCATGACAGCAGGGAGCTCATGGGAACAATGGTGCATAGGATAAAGGGACAAAGAGGGGTCAGGTAGGATGGAGCCCCTCACACCTTTGCCACCACCCTGCAAATCAATATGCAGACCAAGTGCCTGGTTTGAAATGGGGGTTTTGGTGCCTGAAGCGTCTTATGACCTCTGGCCACAACGGTGTCTAGCAATTCCTTTCTGCCAGGCATGCAGGCCCAGTGGTACCTAAGAATGGAGCCAGCACAGGAGAAACTGGGGTTCCTTCTACTGTTCAACCCCACAACCTTTCTCCCACAGAATCACGGATCCCGCTCCTCACACCAGGACACGTGGACTTCACATCGCCACAGGGCTCCCCTAGAGCCAGCTCTTACCCTCAGTTACCTGGCACTGGGGCCTTACTCACCTGGCCTTCCTGACCTCTTCTGTCTGCCCCACTCCTCCTATATCCCATTCTGGGGAAAGGATAAGTGTCTGAGCCGTGCCCAGCTGGGCGGCTGCTCACAACCCAGAGCAGGGTTTGGCACTGGCCACTGTGACCCAggacctcctctctctcttcttaccAGCATCTGCCCTACCAGCCCACCACTGGGCGAGTGGCTTGCCCCAAACAAAGAAGcaacaataaacagaaaatgaGGGCAGAGCCCAGTCTGTC of the Castor canadensis chromosome 19, mCasCan1.hap1v2, whole genome shotgun sequence genome contains:
- the Hddc3 gene encoding guanosine-3',5'-bis(diphosphate) 3'-pyrophosphohydrolase MESH1 — translated: MGSEVAQLLEAADFAARKHRQQRRKDPEGTPYINHPIGVARILTHEAGVTDIAVLQAALLHDTVEDTDATLDEVELHFGAQVRRLVEEVTDDKTLPKLERKRQQVEQAPHSSPGAKLVKLADKLYNLRDLNRCTPEGWSEHRVQEYFEWAVQVVKGLQGTNQRLEEALKQLFKERGLTL